From Sporosarcina sp. Marseille-Q4943, the proteins below share one genomic window:
- a CDS encoding diacylglycerol kinase, which translates to MKRARIIYNPTAGREIFRKHLAEVLEKLEIAGYETSVHATTGEGDAKEAAKKAVERGFDVIIASGGDGTLNEVVAGVSPFEKRPTIGLIPTGTTNDFARALRIPRDIEEAIDIIVRGETIPVDVGLMNDRHFINIAGGGRMTELTYEVPSKLKTVLGQLAYYLKGIEMLPSIHSSEVKIEYDDEVFEGEVMLFLVGLTNSVGGLEKLAPNSSINDGRFTLLVLKKCNMAEFIRIVTLALRGEHLDDPLVISAKPKKVKITSSEEVLLNLDGEYGGTLPATFENRYRHIEMFAPLDQLREQDRIDNENDDENEEAALD; encoded by the coding sequence ATGAAGCGTGCAAGAATCATTTATAACCCGACAGCAGGACGTGAAATATTTCGGAAGCATCTAGCTGAAGTTCTGGAAAAGCTGGAGATCGCCGGCTATGAAACATCCGTACATGCGACCACAGGAGAGGGCGATGCGAAAGAAGCGGCGAAAAAAGCTGTGGAACGGGGCTTTGACGTCATCATCGCATCTGGCGGAGATGGAACGTTGAACGAAGTCGTCGCCGGAGTCTCCCCATTTGAAAAACGACCGACAATCGGACTCATTCCGACCGGGACGACGAACGACTTTGCGCGTGCGTTGCGTATTCCGCGGGATATTGAAGAAGCGATCGACATTATCGTCCGCGGAGAGACGATTCCGGTGGACGTCGGCCTCATGAACGACCGTCATTTCATCAACATCGCAGGCGGCGGAAGAATGACTGAGCTGACGTATGAAGTACCGAGCAAGCTAAAGACAGTTCTCGGCCAGCTCGCCTATTACTTGAAAGGGATCGAGATGCTCCCTTCCATCCATTCGAGTGAAGTGAAAATCGAGTACGACGATGAAGTGTTCGAAGGGGAAGTGATGCTTTTCCTCGTCGGCTTGACCAATTCCGTCGGCGGCCTGGAAAAATTGGCCCCGAACTCAAGCATTAACGATGGCAGATTCACGTTATTAGTATTGAAAAAATGTAATATGGCAGAATTCATCAGAATCGTCACGTTGGCACTCCGCGGAGAGCATTTGGATGACCCGCTCGTCATTTCCGCCAAGCCGAAAAAAGTGAAGATCACTTCATCTGAAGAAGTACTGCTGAACTTGGACGGAGAATACGGCGGAACCCTTCCCGCCACTTTTGAAAACCGATACCGTCATATCGAAATGTTCGCTCCGCTCGACCAATTGCGAGAGCAGGACCGGATCGACAATGAAAATGACGATGAAAATGAAGAAGCTGCATTGGATTAA
- the rlmD gene encoding 23S rRNA (uracil(1939)-C(5))-methyltransferase RlmD, producing the protein MSFIVNQNDRLSVYVEDLTHDGSGVAKVEGYPLFIPGALPGEEVEVQVGKTLKNYGFARLLNVTKPSEDRVEPPCHVFWECGGCQLQHLSYEAQLIQKQKQVRDVIDRIAKLPDVPVHPVKGMEDPWRYRNKSQIPFSERDGKVVSGFYRSRTHHIVDTDVCIIQSEEADELMSTLKHEMHALGLEAYNEKTHRGMLRHLIVRKGKATGEIMVVLVTLKKKFPQKEAVVELIKRVVPEVTSIMQNVNSEKTNVIFGNETLPLYGKSFIIDKIGDIQFEISARSFYQVNPEQTEVLYKQALDYAQLTGDEMVIDAYCGIGTISLFLAQEAKEVYGVEIVPQAIEDAKRNAELNGITNAYFEAGAAENVIPRWYAEGKRFDVLVVDPPRKGCDEKLLQTILEYKPKRVVYVSCNPGTLARDLRILEDGGYQTKEVQPVDMFPQSSHVESVAWLEITL; encoded by the coding sequence ATGTCTTTTATTGTGAATCAAAACGATCGTCTCTCTGTCTACGTTGAAGATTTGACGCATGACGGGTCAGGCGTTGCGAAAGTGGAAGGATATCCATTGTTCATTCCCGGAGCGTTGCCTGGGGAGGAAGTGGAGGTGCAAGTCGGGAAAACATTGAAGAACTACGGGTTTGCCCGCTTGTTGAATGTGACAAAGCCTTCTGAGGACCGCGTAGAACCGCCATGCCACGTATTTTGGGAATGCGGCGGCTGCCAGCTGCAACATTTATCGTACGAGGCACAGCTCATCCAAAAGCAAAAACAGGTCCGCGATGTCATCGACCGCATCGCGAAGTTGCCGGACGTGCCTGTCCATCCAGTTAAAGGGATGGAAGACCCGTGGCGCTATCGGAATAAATCTCAAATCCCCTTCAGCGAACGTGACGGCAAAGTCGTATCCGGATTTTATCGGTCGCGCACCCATCACATCGTCGACACGGACGTCTGCATTATCCAAAGCGAAGAGGCGGATGAACTGATGTCTACGTTGAAGCATGAAATGCATGCGCTTGGCCTCGAAGCATACAACGAAAAGACCCATCGCGGCATGCTCCGGCATCTGATTGTCCGTAAAGGGAAGGCGACAGGGGAAATTATGGTCGTTCTCGTGACGCTCAAAAAGAAGTTCCCGCAAAAAGAGGCAGTAGTCGAACTCATTAAACGGGTTGTGCCGGAAGTGACATCGATCATGCAGAACGTCAACAGCGAAAAGACGAACGTCATCTTCGGGAATGAAACGTTACCTCTATACGGCAAGTCGTTCATCATCGACAAGATCGGCGATATCCAGTTTGAAATATCGGCGCGCTCGTTCTACCAAGTGAACCCGGAGCAAACCGAAGTGCTTTACAAGCAAGCGCTTGACTATGCACAGCTGACAGGTGACGAAATGGTCATCGATGCGTATTGCGGCATCGGGACAATTTCTCTGTTCCTAGCGCAAGAGGCGAAGGAAGTGTACGGCGTGGAAATCGTTCCACAAGCAATTGAGGACGCCAAACGCAATGCCGAACTGAACGGCATTACAAATGCCTATTTCGAAGCAGGTGCTGCGGAAAACGTCATCCCGAGATGGTACGCGGAAGGCAAACGATTCGATGTATTAGTCGTCGATCCCCCGCGTAAAGGATGCGACGAGAAACTGTTGCAGACAATTTTGGAATACAAACCGAAGCGCGTTGTGTATGTATCGTGCAACCCAGGAACGTTAGCACGCGACTTGCGGATCTTGGAGGACGGCGGCTACCAGACGAAGGAAGTACAGCCGGTCGACATGTTCCCGCAAAGCAGCCATGTGGAATCGGTTGCTTGGCTGGAGATTACATTGTAA
- a CDS encoding NUDIX domain-containing protein, with product MEIKRKVLAYITKDDHAGRKILVFEQEGNPEAGLQVPGGTIEEDELLIDALYREIEEETGIRRDQLQLNGKVDKKNYFPENRKNVIHERNVFHLTYIGEDEHEWDTCVKSTGKDNGMIFHCRWMPVNDLPALAAGQDELIDFII from the coding sequence ATGGAAATTAAAAGAAAAGTTTTAGCTTATATTACGAAGGATGACCATGCCGGACGAAAAATCCTTGTGTTCGAGCAAGAAGGGAATCCGGAAGCAGGCTTGCAAGTGCCAGGCGGAACGATTGAAGAAGACGAACTTCTCATCGATGCGCTCTACAGGGAAATTGAAGAAGAAACCGGCATCCGTCGCGACCAGCTTCAGTTGAATGGTAAAGTGGATAAGAAGAATTACTTTCCTGAGAATCGGAAAAATGTCATTCATGAGCGGAATGTCTTTCACCTCACCTATATCGGGGAGGATGAACATGAATGGGATACGTGCGTGAAAAGTACCGGTAAAGATAACGGCATGATTTTCCATTGCCGCTGGATGCCGGTGAATGACTTGCCAGCGCTCGCTGCAGGACAAGACGAGCTGATAGATTTTATTATTTGA
- a CDS encoding cytochrome d ubiquinol oxidase subunit II has translation MNLEIIGISVLWTFLFGYIVVGAIDFGAGFFNAYSLLTGKQRILTKVIQRYLSPVWEVTNVFLVFFFVGIIGFFPKTAFYYGTTLLVPVSIGVILLAIRGSYYAFETYGARRHKGYSFMYGLAGLLIPASLSIVLTISEGGFIEMVDGAPVLDYWVLFTSPLTWSIVLLSIAATLYISAVFLTWYANKAGDKEATDLLRKYALIWSLPTIITAGGIIFELRRHNFDHYSNIQTFWPMFLISFLLFVGTVWLLWKRRSYGWAFGYLMGQFAFAFFGYGASHYPYLLYPHLTIYDSFTNPAMAISLIVAFILGLCLLIPSLVLLMRLFLFNKNYVRGKEDYHA, from the coding sequence ATGAACTTGGAGATAATAGGGATTTCGGTTCTTTGGACGTTCCTCTTCGGTTATATTGTCGTCGGAGCAATTGATTTCGGTGCAGGTTTTTTTAATGCATATAGTTTGCTGACGGGGAAACAGCGAATTTTGACAAAAGTCATCCAGCGGTATTTGTCCCCGGTCTGGGAAGTGACGAACGTATTTCTCGTCTTCTTCTTCGTAGGAATCATCGGGTTTTTCCCAAAAACTGCTTTTTATTACGGTACGACATTATTGGTGCCCGTCAGCATCGGCGTCATCCTGCTCGCGATTCGGGGTTCGTATTATGCGTTTGAAACATACGGAGCCCGGCGCCATAAAGGCTATTCTTTCATGTACGGGCTCGCGGGCCTGTTGATTCCCGCTTCGTTATCGATTGTCCTGACGATATCGGAAGGCGGCTTCATCGAAATGGTGGATGGAGCTCCGGTGCTTGACTACTGGGTTTTATTCACGAGCCCGTTGACGTGGTCAATCGTCCTCCTCAGCATTGCCGCGACGCTTTACATTTCGGCCGTCTTCTTGACGTGGTATGCGAATAAAGCCGGCGACAAGGAAGCGACCGACCTGCTCCGGAAATATGCGCTCATCTGGTCGTTGCCGACGATCATTACAGCGGGCGGCATTATTTTCGAGCTTCGTAGGCATAATTTCGATCATTATTCGAATATCCAAACGTTTTGGCCGATGTTCCTCATATCGTTCCTTTTATTTGTCGGAACGGTTTGGCTGCTCTGGAAACGGCGCAGCTACGGTTGGGCATTCGGATATCTCATGGGCCAATTCGCCTTTGCGTTTTTCGGGTACGGTGCGTCCCATTATCCGTACTTGCTCTATCCGCATTTGACGATATACGACAGTTTCACGAACCCGGCGATGGCAATCTCTCTCATTGTCGCCTTCATTCTCGGACTTTGCCTTTTGATACCGTCGCTCGTGTTGCTCATGCGACTGTTCCTGTTCAATAAAAACTATGTCCGCGGAAAAGAGGACTACCATGCGTAA
- a CDS encoding thioredoxin family protein, with protein sequence MKTEKQYFDEAISLADYMDRMEKHKENSFGIYEKFDVPQDDAFIEIAKAKKPNILVITEDWCGDAMMNNPILRRIAEAADLDVRTVYRDEDTDLIDRHLTNGGRSIPIYLLLDKEGEVLAKWGPRAASIQEDVMERRKQLPAKDAPDFEEKQREFIAELMKEYTTQPELWLTVYEDIRKTFMPALQQTN encoded by the coding sequence ATGAAAACTGAAAAACAGTATTTTGATGAGGCGATTTCACTCGCGGACTATATGGATCGTATGGAGAAGCATAAAGAAAACAGCTTCGGCATTTACGAAAAGTTCGACGTGCCCCAAGACGACGCATTCATCGAAATAGCAAAAGCGAAAAAGCCCAATATACTAGTCATAACGGAAGATTGGTGCGGGGACGCAATGATGAACAATCCAATCCTGCGCCGAATTGCAGAAGCGGCGGACTTGGACGTGCGGACAGTCTATCGTGACGAAGATACCGATTTGATCGACAGACACCTGACAAATGGCGGCCGCTCGATCCCGATTTACTTGCTTCTCGACAAAGAAGGCGAAGTGCTGGCGAAATGGGGTCCGCGTGCCGCATCCATCCAGGAGGATGTAATGGAGCGCCGTAAGCAGCTGCCGGCAAAAGACGCGCCAGATTTCGAAGAGAAGCAACGGGAATTCATCGCTGAATTGATGAAGGAATATACGACTCAGCCCGAATTATGGCTCACCGTTTACGAAGACATCCGTAAAACATTCATGCCTGCATTGCAACAGACGAACTAA
- a CDS encoding cytochrome ubiquinol oxidase subunit I gives MVNEEAVFYSRVLTELTLSFHILYATIGVGVPLMIMIAQWVGIRKNDEHYILLARRWARGFVITVAVGVVTGTAIGLQLSLLWPNFMEFAGNVIALPLFMETFAFFFEAIFLGIYLYTWDRFENQKKHLLLLVPVAIGASFSAVFITMVNAFMNAPQGFDIVDGELVNINPIIAMFNPAMPTKVAHVVITAYMTAAFVLAAIAAFRLLKGSNHIYHKKALHLTMKLGLVFAIATAVIGDFSGKYLAEYQPEKLAAAEWHFETQENAPLVLLGVLKDGEVKYAIEVPFGLSLLAYSNPSAEVIGLDQFPEDEIPPLYIHYLFNIMVFIGMWMVLLAAWYWIGMKRGWRSVTTKWFRWLIVLGAPLTFIAIESGWWLAEVGRQPWILRKIMRVEDAATTSGQVDLMLMLFAGLYIILGIGSVVVLRRMFRNNPVERELEDRHMEKGGDVQ, from the coding sequence ATGGTAAATGAAGAAGCCGTGTTTTATTCGCGTGTCTTGACGGAACTGACGTTATCGTTCCATATCCTTTACGCGACAATCGGCGTCGGCGTCCCGCTCATGATCATGATTGCGCAATGGGTGGGAATCCGGAAAAACGATGAACATTATATTTTGCTTGCCAGGCGGTGGGCGAGAGGATTTGTTATTACAGTGGCCGTCGGTGTCGTAACAGGGACGGCTATCGGCTTGCAGTTGTCTTTGTTATGGCCGAATTTCATGGAGTTTGCGGGAAATGTCATCGCTCTTCCATTATTCATGGAAACGTTCGCTTTCTTTTTTGAAGCTATTTTCCTAGGGATTTATTTATATACGTGGGATCGATTCGAAAACCAGAAAAAGCATTTGCTGCTATTAGTGCCGGTTGCAATCGGCGCCTCGTTCTCTGCAGTTTTCATTACGATGGTGAATGCATTCATGAACGCTCCTCAAGGCTTCGATATTGTCGATGGGGAGCTCGTTAACATCAACCCGATCATTGCGATGTTCAACCCGGCGATGCCGACCAAAGTGGCGCACGTCGTCATCACGGCGTATATGACAGCGGCATTTGTGCTGGCAGCGATTGCGGCGTTCAGGTTGTTGAAAGGATCCAATCATATTTATCATAAGAAAGCCTTGCATCTGACAATGAAACTTGGACTTGTCTTTGCCATTGCAACCGCAGTGATAGGGGATTTCTCCGGTAAATATTTAGCAGAATACCAGCCTGAAAAACTGGCTGCGGCAGAGTGGCATTTTGAAACGCAGGAAAATGCGCCGCTCGTCTTGCTCGGCGTTCTGAAAGACGGGGAAGTGAAGTATGCAATAGAAGTTCCATTCGGCCTTTCTTTATTGGCATATAGCAACCCGAGTGCTGAAGTGATTGGATTGGATCAATTCCCGGAAGATGAAATTCCGCCGCTTTATATCCATTATTTATTCAACATTATGGTATTCATCGGCATGTGGATGGTCTTGCTTGCGGCTTGGTATTGGATCGGCATGAAACGAGGCTGGAGAAGCGTGACGACAAAATGGTTCCGCTGGCTCATCGTCCTTGGAGCTCCGCTAACATTCATCGCTATTGAATCAGGTTGGTGGCTTGCGGAAGTCGGCCGGCAGCCGTGGATTCTTCGAAAGATCATGCGGGTCGAGGACGCAGCGACGACGAGCGGCCAAGTCGACCTGATGCTCATGCTGTTTGCAGGGTTGTACATCATCCTCGGCATCGGAAGTGTCGTCGTCTTACGACGGATGTTCCGCAACAACCCGGTCGAGCGTGAACTGGAAGATCGGCATATGGAAAAGGGCGGTGATGTGCAATGA
- the gatB gene encoding Asp-tRNA(Asn)/Glu-tRNA(Gln) amidotransferase subunit GatB, translating into MNFETIVGLEVHVELKTDTKIFSPAPSHYGAEPNMNIHVYDLAYPGTLPVLNKRAVDFGMKASLALNCEVAKVMNFDRKHYFYPDNPSAYQTSQDKRPVGQNGWIEIEVEGKKKKIRIERVHLEEDAGKLTHSDNGYSLVDLNRQGTPLIEIVTEADIRSPEEAYAFLEKLKAIIQYTGVSDVRMEEGSLRCDANISLRPFGQEEFGTKTELKNLNSFNFVRRGIANEVERQEKILLSGGKIQQETRRYDEATGQTVLMRVKGSANDYRFINDPDLPEIHIDQEWVERVRAEIPELPDARKARYVNELDLPEYDAHVLTLTKEMSDFFDATIAAGADAKLASNWLMGEVSAYLNAEQKELHDTALTPEGLASMIKLIADGTISSKIAKKVFKELIETGGNAADIVKEKGLVQISDEGTLRAIVTEVLDANEQSIEDYKNGKDRAVGFLVGQVMKATKGQANPPMVNKILLEEINKR; encoded by the coding sequence ATGAACTTTGAAACGATTGTTGGACTTGAAGTCCACGTTGAATTAAAAACCGATACGAAAATCTTTTCACCGGCGCCATCCCATTACGGTGCAGAGCCGAATATGAATATCCATGTGTACGACTTGGCATACCCGGGAACATTACCGGTGTTGAATAAGCGTGCGGTCGACTTCGGAATGAAAGCTTCCCTCGCATTGAACTGTGAAGTGGCAAAGGTCATGAACTTCGACCGTAAGCACTATTTCTATCCGGATAACCCGAGCGCCTATCAAACTTCGCAGGACAAGCGTCCAGTTGGCCAAAACGGTTGGATTGAAATCGAAGTCGAAGGCAAAAAGAAGAAGATCCGCATCGAGCGCGTCCATCTTGAAGAAGATGCAGGCAAATTGACGCATAGCGACAACGGCTATTCACTCGTCGACTTGAATAGACAAGGCACGCCGTTAATTGAAATCGTCACGGAAGCAGATATCCGCTCCCCGGAAGAGGCATATGCATTCCTTGAGAAGCTGAAAGCGATTATTCAATATACAGGCGTTTCGGACGTCCGCATGGAAGAGGGCTCACTTCGTTGTGACGCCAACATTTCATTGCGCCCGTTCGGACAAGAAGAATTCGGAACGAAAACTGAATTGAAAAACTTGAACTCCTTCAACTTCGTCCGCAGAGGGATTGCAAATGAAGTCGAGCGCCAGGAGAAAATCCTTCTGTCCGGCGGTAAAATCCAGCAAGAAACGCGCCGTTATGATGAAGCGACTGGCCAAACCGTGCTTATGCGCGTAAAAGGCAGCGCGAACGATTACCGTTTCATCAACGATCCGGACTTGCCGGAAATCCATATCGACCAAGAGTGGGTCGAGCGGGTCCGTGCCGAGATTCCGGAACTACCGGATGCACGTAAAGCAAGGTACGTCAATGAGCTCGACCTGCCGGAATATGACGCGCACGTCTTGACGTTGACGAAAGAGATGTCTGACTTCTTTGATGCAACAATTGCTGCTGGAGCAGACGCGAAACTCGCTTCCAACTGGTTGATGGGGGAAGTGTCCGCATATTTGAATGCAGAGCAAAAAGAGCTTCATGATACGGCACTCACTCCGGAAGGTCTTGCGAGCATGATCAAATTGATTGCAGATGGCACAATTTCATCTAAAATCGCTAAGAAAGTGTTCAAGGAACTGATTGAAACAGGCGGAAACGCTGCTGACATCGTTAAAGAGAAAGGCCTCGTCCAAATTTCCGACGAAGGCACACTCCGCGCAATTGTGACGGAAGTGCTGGATGCGAACGAACAATCGATCGAGGACTACAAAAACGGCAAGGACCGCGCAGTCGGCTTCCTCGTCGGACAAGTGATGAAAGCGACAAAAGGACAAGCGAACCCGCCAATGGTGAATAAAATCCTTCTTGAGGAAATCAACAAGCGATAA
- a CDS encoding phosphate ABC transporter substrate-binding protein: protein MKCIRNATKGLFVISLAIVLTACGGNAEEGSKSSNDSATTIAISGSTSVGPLAEKLAFKYEEKNDVKIEINQIGSSAGITNAINGVSEIGMASRDLKQEEIESGLNEIVIAYDGIVVVTHPTNKVRDLTLEQVKKIFTGEVTNWKEVGGDDMEIVVVSREDGSGSRDAFQEIVDFSSGQLVRNAIIASGNGNIKTTVAMNKHAVGFISFEYVDESISTVDINGVEATAENVLQQTYKLSRPFLFVAKEENLTEAGQQFIDFILSPDGQDVVSETGAIPVN from the coding sequence ATGAAATGTATAAGGAATGCAACAAAAGGATTATTCGTTATCTCCTTAGCAATCGTCCTGACTGCATGCGGGGGCAATGCCGAAGAAGGTAGCAAATCTTCCAATGATAGTGCAACGACGATTGCTATTTCAGGGTCCACTTCCGTAGGGCCGTTAGCTGAGAAATTAGCATTTAAATATGAAGAGAAAAATGACGTGAAAATAGAGATCAACCAGATTGGGTCATCGGCTGGCATAACGAATGCCATTAATGGAGTATCTGAAATCGGTATGGCCTCCCGTGATTTAAAACAGGAAGAGATCGAGAGCGGATTGAACGAGATCGTTATTGCCTACGATGGCATTGTTGTCGTAACTCATCCGACGAACAAAGTAAGAGATCTCACTTTGGAACAAGTGAAGAAAATATTCACCGGTGAAGTGACGAACTGGAAAGAGGTTGGCGGCGACGATATGGAGATTGTCGTTGTTTCCCGGGAAGACGGCTCAGGCTCCCGTGACGCGTTTCAGGAAATCGTCGACTTCTCGTCAGGGCAATTAGTGAGAAATGCCATTATTGCGAGTGGTAACGGGAATATCAAAACGACTGTTGCAATGAATAAGCATGCGGTCGGTTTTATTTCCTTCGAATATGTGGATGAGTCTATTTCAACGGTTGACATCAATGGAGTGGAAGCAACAGCAGAAAATGTTCTGCAGCAAACGTATAAACTATCACGTCCATTCTTGTTCGTCGCTAAGGAAGAAAATTTAACTGAAGCAGGTCAACAATTCATCGATTTCATTTTAAGTCCGGATGGACAAGATGTCGTTTCTGAAACTGGGGCCATCCCCGTTAACTAA
- a CDS encoding S8 family serine peptidase — protein sequence MKELIKKGKSKKIFATVLTLGLAMNVLTPFASAEQLSDTEKEYVVVYKNKSGKDAVIKGSRKVKTQFKSINALAVKASPNAMKALEKNPNIASVEENITFSLVSNKNVVQVLNKVEAKSTGTTVPAEESQWDIQAMKVSNAWNEGLTGKGIKVAVVDSGVANHPDLLIKGGVSTVDYTTSYNDDNGHGTHVAGSIGAKRDGKGLVGVAPDADLYAVKVMDQDGSGYLIDILEGLDWSIVNKMDVVNMSLGTSADSTAFRDMVAKAQTSGIVLVGANGNDGVGTPVNYPAKYNEVIAVSAVDQYLKIGSFSSTGVETELSAPGVAIVSTYLDGSYARLDGTSMASPHVAGFVALLKQKNPTMTNAQLRAELQKHTTDLGDAGRDSIFGYGFLTYESVAPTATPAPVVDTTAPGEVSGEKVVNVTTSSATLSWVNPIDPDFAKTNLYLNGQLLGSVDSTSTGVTISGLNASTSYTVTLKTVDQTGNESVGRNVTATTAKVADTTAPGVVKNVKLTATTSTSASFSWTNPTDTDFAKTNIYQMVD from the coding sequence ATGAAAGAATTAATCAAAAAAGGTAAGTCGAAAAAGATTTTTGCAACAGTTCTTACGTTAGGGCTTGCAATGAATGTGTTAACACCCTTTGCAAGTGCTGAACAACTGAGTGATACGGAAAAAGAGTATGTTGTCGTGTACAAGAATAAAAGCGGAAAAGATGCTGTCATCAAAGGAAGCAGAAAGGTGAAAACACAATTCAAGTCCATCAATGCTCTTGCGGTAAAAGCAAGCCCTAATGCAATGAAGGCGTTGGAGAAGAATCCGAATATTGCTTCTGTTGAAGAAAACATCACCTTTTCTTTAGTAAGCAATAAAAATGTTGTACAAGTATTAAACAAAGTAGAGGCTAAATCTACTGGAACTACTGTACCCGCAGAAGAATCCCAATGGGACATTCAAGCGATGAAAGTATCAAATGCCTGGAACGAAGGATTGACTGGAAAGGGAATTAAAGTAGCTGTTGTTGATTCAGGAGTTGCAAACCATCCAGACCTCCTAATTAAAGGTGGAGTTTCCACTGTAGACTACACCACTTCTTATAATGACGATAATGGCCATGGTACACACGTTGCAGGGAGCATTGGAGCAAAGAGAGATGGTAAAGGATTAGTAGGAGTAGCACCTGACGCTGATTTATATGCCGTAAAGGTAATGGATCAAGATGGTAGCGGTTATCTAATCGACATCTTAGAAGGACTTGACTGGTCGATTGTAAATAAAATGGATGTTGTCAACATGTCTCTTGGAACAAGTGCAGACAGTACAGCATTTCGTGATATGGTCGCTAAAGCACAGACTAGCGGAATCGTATTAGTAGGAGCTAATGGTAATGATGGAGTAGGAACTCCTGTAAACTACCCTGCAAAGTACAATGAAGTAATTGCTGTGTCTGCGGTGGATCAATACTTGAAAATCGGCAGCTTCTCTTCTACCGGTGTCGAAACAGAACTCTCTGCACCTGGGGTAGCGATTGTCAGCACATATTTAGATGGAAGCTATGCACGTTTAGATGGAACGTCAATGGCTTCTCCTCACGTTGCAGGATTTGTTGCTCTATTGAAGCAAAAGAACCCTACAATGACAAATGCACAGCTTCGTGCTGAACTACAAAAACATACAACTGATTTAGGTGATGCAGGAAGAGACTCAATATTCGGTTATGGATTCTTAACATATGAATCCGTAGCGCCAACAGCAACGCCTGCACCAGTTGTAGACACTACGGCTCCGGGCGAAGTATCGGGTGAAAAAGTTGTCAATGTCACAACAAGTTCAGCTACCCTGTCTTGGGTAAATCCAATTGATCCTGATTTTGCAAAAACAAACCTCTACCTAAATGGACAATTGTTAGGTTCTGTTGACAGCACATCTACAGGTGTAACCATCAGTGGGTTAAATGCAAGTACATCCTATACTGTTACATTGAAAACGGTAGACCAAACAGGCAATGAGTCTGTTGGAAGAAACGTAACTGCTACGACTGCAAAAGTAGCAGACACTACGGCTCCTGGCGTGGTCAAAAACGTTAAATTAACTGCTACAACATCTACAAGTGCTTCATTCTCATGGACAAATCCAACGGATACCGACTTTGCAAAAACAAATATCTATCAAATGGTAGATTGA